Proteins from one Acidobacteriota bacterium genomic window:
- a CDS encoding type II toxin-antitoxin system PemK/MazF family toxin, which produces MTRILERGMVIDVNLDPTIGSETGKTRPCIIVTNNVYNLRVPVIQVVPITSWTPKKQQIKTNVEIKPNSTNGLTNDSIADCLQTRPVDSRFRLVKIRGKLTQAEMAQIDKALKIVFDLA; this is translated from the coding sequence ATGACAAGAATCCTTGAGCGGGGAATGGTGATTGACGTCAATTTAGATCCAACAATTGGGTCTGAAACAGGAAAAACCCGGCCTTGCATTATTGTGACGAATAATGTGTACAACCTGCGAGTGCCAGTCATTCAAGTGGTGCCAATCACAAGTTGGACTCCAAAAAAGCAGCAAATCAAGACCAATGTCGAAATCAAACCCAATTCAACCAATGGTTTGACCAATGACTCAATTGCTGATTGCTTACAAACGCGACCAGTTGATTCTCGCTTCAGATTGGTCAAAATACGTGGAAAGTTGACCCAGGCAGAAATGGCCCAGATTGATAAAGCACTCAAAATTGTGTTTGATCTGGCGTGA
- a CDS encoding GNAT family N-acetyltransferase, whose translation MKISSTPSSVCIEILPALHEQKPILANLLELYIYDFSELMDLKLDDNGRFGYPQLPLYWTEPHRFPFLIAVDGHWAGFVLVHKGSQISGDEHIWDIAEFFILRGYRRLGIGTQVAAEIWKKFPGTWEVRVIDQNQKATAFWGRAIEDFTGTAVDPTSFVKDGKSWRVFSFDSKHAA comes from the coding sequence ATGAAAATCTCCTCAACGCCCTCATCCGTCTGCATTGAAATCCTCCCGGCTTTACACGAGCAGAAACCAATTCTTGCAAACCTGCTTGAGCTGTATATCTATGATTTCAGCGAGCTTATGGACCTGAAACTTGACGATAACGGGCGGTTTGGCTATCCGCAGCTCCCGTTATACTGGACAGAACCGCATCGGTTTCCGTTTCTGATTGCCGTTGATGGCCACTGGGCTGGATTTGTATTGGTTCACAAAGGGTCTCAAATTTCCGGCGATGAACATATCTGGGACATAGCGGAATTTTTTATTCTGCGTGGCTATCGTCGGCTTGGTATTGGAACACAGGTGGCGGCAGAGATTTGGAAAAAGTTTCCAGGAACGTGGGAAGTTCGAGTCATAGACCAAAATCAAAAGGCCACTGCGTTCTGGGGGCGTGCCATTGAGGATTTTACTGGCACAGCCGTTGACCCAACTTCTTTTGTCAAGGATGGGAAAAGCTGGCGGGTCTTTTCATTTGACTCGAAACACGCTGCTTGA